In the genome of Ziziphus jujuba cultivar Dongzao chromosome 10, ASM3175591v1, the window AAAGCCAGATCCAGGGGATCTATAATAGGTCAAGTTTTGTATTTCAGGCAGCCACATttgtcaaataatattacttgaAGTTATTTGGCATACAAGTGTGTGTGAgtgtgtgagtgtgtgtgtgtgtgtgtgtgtgtgtgtttgtattttcttattttttataactatCTGGAGACTTTAAGGCAGAACCAAATAAGATAATTCATAAATCTTTTTTCCAACTTCCAACATGGTGGAATGATGCTTGATTTCTCTTCTTTTTACTCTGTTTTTAAACCTTCAGACTTCAGAGCTTAGACCATAATTGCACAGATGTACATAACCCCTAAATTATTGCAGTACTACGAAGCAAGAACACAACACAGCAGGacagaaaagaaaacaattccttttttcttttcttttcttttcttttcttttactttttaggTGGATTTATAACATTTTAACAGTGCTGTAAACTGACTAACATATGTAaactgatttttcttttttttccagaCTACACCTTAAATGTTTATATGATTTACCAAATATGTAGTAGTATCAGACTGTACAACAGCCTTTCGAACCCAAATACATTTTCCCCTAATTAAAAGGGAATTATGTTCATATTAAAtctgcatttttatttatttatttatttattttgttttcttcattattGATGCTTTTGTTTCTTCTAAACTTCTCCCTTACTCTCTGGTACCAGCTTTGCAACGAAAACCACAGTTAAATCAcaaatacacacacaaaaaaaatatatatatatatataaaataaaataaaataaataaataaatgaaaaacgaTCCTGTTGTAttattatacacatatatgctAAATTGAAAACGACAAGTTACAATTGAAGAGAAGCACAAAGCTATactattttattgtttaattgaAGAAAAAAGTGAGTGTTTGAACATGCTTTAAGAAAAGTGAGTCTTAATCTGCATGCTTGTGCTTTGCCACTGTCCTAATTAAAGTATAATTGTGGTCCTGAAGCGtaataaattattgatatttgCATCTAAAGCCTCCATACAACCTGCTTCTTTTATTGCATCATGTGCTAATCAAATACttgatgacccaaaaaaaacaagagaCAAGGAAATCGAGTTTAAACAAGGACTattaaataaccaaaaattaacaaaatcataGCAAAGGGTTACTAAAAAACAATCCCATGTGAAAAGTTTCCTTTCTTCCTCCTTAGTTCTtcagaattttaattaatttgtaaaaccctgaagaagaagaagcatattTACTGAAAAAAAGTGAgttgcttttttccttttttctactTCGTTGGAATTGATTATCAACAATTGAGTAGCAGGGATAGAATGGATAGGAGTacataagaataagaaagaaagCAAAACTTCTGTGATATATTTAATTGGATAAATAACATTTAGCAACAGTGATTGACACTGATTTTATTATATCagtctgaaatttttttttatccagtCCTGTGAAACACTCGGTGAccatataatataacaaaaatatgtaATGTCAGATTGTAGAGTAGCTAGCTCTTTGAAACCAAATCCACGTTCCAAAATAGAATGGGAGATTCATCTTATTAGAGAATTAAACTGCGTAATTGAGGCTTGTATTTCTTCTAAAGTTTTCCCTTTAGTCTCTGGTACTAGCTTTGCAATAAAAACGACAGTTGAACCACAAAGGACTGAGAAGATCAAAAATGTTCCTGGAGGatcatatatacaatattaatatacaaataataacaacaacaacaacaacaataataataataatacaaggaAAGACCGGTTTTTTACCAGACGAGCTCCATTCTATCATAAAATTGAAAGTGTATGTACCCGTCCAAGACAATGTCCAATTTGCCAAACTCACTATGCTTCCAGCCGAACCCTTCACATTTACAGGGAATATATGAAAATGGAAAACTCATTCAATCAGTTATCTATCAACTTTCTAAATTGTCATCTACCATATGCTTTAggtaatataaaaacaaaaatatatatatatataatatcaagaGTATCAAAGCTGTATGTATACCTCTGACATTATAACCCATGGTAATCCTGCTAAGCCAAATGAGAATGCTACACTATATCCCTGAATTCAATAGCAATCTGTCAATATTATACTCTGTATAAAATGGCTAGTAAATTTCAGAGAGAAAAATATAGGTAGAAAAGGAACATAAGCAATTGCTTAGTTTGCCAGACTACTTATAGCAGTTATAGTGGAGTTCGTAGGTATTGTGCCCTTCAAGATGATATTGTAATAcaaaattttgccaaaaaatcATCTGAATAAATAGAAAACTTGGGGCATATGATAAAGAAGTACTTAGATTTCCATGTCACCGTAAACAAAATTTGACGTTTAGAAGAGAAACCCATGTCTTATAGCTTATCTAGTGTGTATTTAGtgttttctttgtaattttcatACCAGTATGCCAATAAACACCATTATGGGAGTAAGCTCCTTCAACTGGTGGAGGCCCTGCCCATAACAAATTTTAGTATCAGAGTTTTTCATAATTTGTATACAAAGCCAACACCATCAACAATAGAGAAATATCAGGAAGTTGGAGATAGACCTGAAAAGCGAATGCCAAGCCTAGAATAAAACTACTCAAGCACATTCCAGCAGCAGATATCTGTATATATTTGGCAGAAAGATTATCAACCTTCTGTTGTTTGCATTACACATTCAAGAGTTGAAACAAAATGTTTTCCATTCTCACCAGTAGAAATGGTCATCTTCCTGATTTATCAGTCAAGAGCACACTCCAAGTAACAGCAGGTACCTACGGATGAGTAAGTACACATTTGAGATATGAATGTATAACAGAATCCCTTTCATAGGAAAAAGCAGTTGGAGGATTACTATAATATCAGCTGCTTCTAGACAAATGTCAGCATTCTTTCCCCTGAGAGACTGCAGAGTGGCTTCAAGCTCCTTATGTTTACCAACTTTTGCCTACAAACAATTGTTATAATCATATGAAAATCCTACTTATTGGACATAGTTTGAAGTGCACTTTTAAATATTCTGGAACCACTCATGAAAATTCATAAGGGATCAAGGACTTAAGGTTATTCATTTTTTGCCACCTTCAAGATAAAGGTACACTGGACTCACCAGCCATCTGGGAGATTCTAGGATGAAAAACAATCCTAGAACATGTAGCAGAGCTGGAATAGCACCTGAAAAGAAAACCAAGTAGGGTAGATGAGCTATAAATTTGATCATTTATAAGATTATATATGCAGGTAGAATAGACAAACTGGTTTACCAATTACAGCCAAAGTTGGCCAGGTCACAACATTTCCAATGACGTACATCAGTGAAAGTCCAAAACATACCATCAACTGCTCAGTTGACAAAATATCAAGACTCTGATGCATGAATTTGATAGATCAACGTTTGTGTCATATTCATTGTGATCAAAATATACCTGATTAGCCGAAGTAAATCTACCTCGAAGTTTTGTTGGTGCTCTTTCAGCAATATATACAGGAACCTGTATGGAgcaagaaatttaataattgtatatGCATGCTTTACAGTAGTAAATTGATTGGTCAAAAACCTTATTTCAATTACCACCTAGTAAAGGAGGGCCATTCCAAACCCCCATAATAGTCTTCCTAATTCCAACCACCAATCATGCTGTGAAAAGCATTGGTTCTATGATCAGTTCTTCAATAAACACAGCAGTGGAAGAGTAAGAGAGGGAGCGAAAATGTAAAAGTGAAATATGGGTGTGCAACTCAATAAAATAGAATGCAGATGGAAGTTCAACAGTTAGAAACAATCCATGAAAATCCAGGATAAATTCTTATTTTGCCAGATTGAATAACTAAACAACATATTGAGGATAGATTGAACATCCTtgcatcaaatgatttaaaTCTGTCATGAGGAAGGAAGCGAAAACCTTGGCAAATGCTATTAAAATCCATCCAACCATACTGAAGATTTCAGAGAACCACATTGTCTgcctcaaaatatatatataaacagaaaCAACGTTTGAGTAGTTATATCAAATTATACATTTACATCAGGATAAGAATAAACGAGTACTGCAAAAACTTACACCTCTACGACCTATGAGGTCAGTTATCATTCCATTTACCAGTCCGCCTCCCACTGATCCAACTATCCCTATTGAACTGAAAATAGAGTACTTGGCAATCCAAATTTAAGAAGGTAAGTCAAACCCAAATAATAGATAAAAGGAGACGGAATTTTACAAGATAATGAAAGGTAACATAAAATAGATGCTTACAGATGCAATAGAAAGGTCCAATTCTTCCATGATTCCAGATTGAGCAGCTGAGGAATATCCAATCTGTATCAACACAGTTAAAAATAGTTTCTCATAGACATTGAAAATTCCATGGTACTGAGCATGGAAcctgttttgtttcttttcctttaattGGATATTTGTACACTATTGCAGCATATCTAAGTAGATGATAGAATATTAAAAagggacaaaaacaaaaaaaaacaaaaaaagaaaaaaatgaatgtgAAGGAACTAACATTGTAGCCACAGCAGAGAGAGCCGCAAACAGCAACTAAGGTGCTTCGAACAACAACAAATGTTGCTGGGGAGTCATTTGGCAGTGTGTCACTGCATTCACCAACTCGAGCTTGGCATCATGATCAACCATAACAGACCTTGCTAGTAGCCTATCTTCCATGTTCTCTCTGCGTCTTAGTGAAAAATGGGAAGAAAATTGAAAGCAAACAGAAACGAGAGATATTGGTATTATTTGCTTGAGA includes:
- the LOC107412046 gene encoding sugar transporter ERD6-like 5; amino-acid sequence: MELKAPESLATLPVGLTNLKQIIPISLVSVCFQFSSHFSLRRRENMEDRLLARSVMVDHDAKLELIGYSSAAQSGIMEELDLSIASVPVYIAERAPTKLRGRFTSANQLMVCFGLSLMYVIGNVVTWPTLAVIGAIPALLHVLGLFFILESPRWLAKVGKHKELEATLQSLRGKNADICLEAADIIKVDNLSAKYIQISAAGMCLSSFILGLAFAFQGLHQLKELTPIMVFIGILGYSVAFSFGLAGLPWVIMSEGSAGSIVSLANWTLSWTGTFLIFSVLCGSTVVFIAKLVPETKGKTLEEIQASITQFNSLIR